A single genomic interval of Rhizobium leguminosarum bv. trifolii WSM1325 harbors:
- a CDS encoding conserved hypothetical protein (KEGG: rec:RHECIAT_CH0003713 hypothetical protein) yields the protein MASLSEAQEHPARQLWDQVNDVHAGMLGISGLDMHMQPMAPHADPTTNTIWFYTKTDADIVRAIKPGSRAHFCVIGKDHDYHACLAGVIEVHPDPSKIEEYWSSIVAAWYDGGKKDPKLTMLSLHVDDAEIWVSTGNKLKFGWEIAKANLDDDKMPDVGIKRHLQFA from the coding sequence AGCTCTGGGATCAGGTCAACGATGTTCATGCCGGCATGCTCGGAATTTCCGGACTGGACATGCACATGCAGCCGATGGCGCCGCATGCCGATCCCACCACCAACACCATCTGGTTCTACACCAAGACCGACGCCGACATCGTGCGCGCCATCAAGCCCGGCAGCCGCGCGCATTTCTGCGTTATCGGCAAGGATCACGACTATCACGCCTGCCTCGCCGGTGTGATCGAGGTGCATCCTGACCCCTCCAAGATCGAGGAATATTGGAGTTCGATCGTCGCGGCCTGGTATGACGGCGGCAAGAAGGACCCCAAGCTCACCATGCTGTCCCTCCATGTCGACGATGCCGAGATCTGGGTTTCCACAGGCAACAAGCTGAAATTCGGCTGGGAGATCGCCAAAGCCAATCTCGACGACGACAAGATGCCGGATGTCGGCATCAAGCGTCACCTGCAGTTCGCTTGA